One Alphaproteobacteria bacterium LSUCC0396 genomic region harbors:
- the rnd gene encoding ribonuclease D, with translation MKRHASQAGDDDATGTKVAPPITTNDALTAIVTQYQFAEFLAVDTEFLRERTYYPQLCLIQISDGIDAVAIDPLATGLDLNPLWDLMRNPAITKVFHAGNQDMEIFLHLMGSLPEPIYDTQIAAMVCGLGDQVGYDKLVKAMLNHDIDKTSRFTDWSKRPLSNRQILYALDDVIYLAKLYPLMRTKLERENRSHWLDEEYAKSNDPATYVTAPDAAWQKLKIRNMRPAALLRLIHLAAWRETEAQNRDMPRNRIIRDETLIDLAGSNPKERKDFANIRNFPGGKDGKLVEPIAKILTKVAALPESALPPAEKRGPAKRPPAAVMELLRVLLKHVTDKHDIAPRLIASAEELELLAGDDNAPIRALTGWRREVFGDLALRLKQGEIALAVKNGRIMLIENTA, from the coding sequence ATGAAACGACATGCTAGCCAAGCCGGCGACGATGATGCCACAGGAACTAAAGTGGCGCCGCCAATCACCACCAATGACGCCCTCACCGCCATCGTCACACAATATCAATTTGCCGAATTTCTAGCTGTAGATACCGAATTCCTGCGCGAGCGCACCTATTACCCGCAATTATGTCTTATCCAGATCAGCGACGGCATTGACGCTGTTGCGATTGACCCGCTGGCAACAGGTCTTGACCTTAATCCGCTCTGGGATCTGATGCGTAACCCCGCTATCACCAAAGTGTTCCATGCGGGCAATCAGGACATGGAGATTTTTTTACATTTGATGGGCAGCCTGCCTGAGCCCATCTACGACACCCAGATTGCCGCGATGGTTTGCGGGCTGGGTGATCAGGTCGGCTATGACAAGCTGGTCAAGGCCATGCTGAACCATGATATTGACAAGACATCACGCTTTACCGACTGGTCAAAACGCCCGTTGAGCAACCGGCAAATCCTCTATGCGCTTGATGATGTGATCTATCTGGCGAAATTATACCCCTTGATGCGCACCAAGCTGGAGCGCGAAAACCGCAGCCATTGGCTGGATGAAGAATATGCCAAATCGAATGATCCGGCGACCTATGTCACCGCGCCTGATGCTGCTTGGCAAAAGCTGAAGATCCGTAATATGCGCCCTGCTGCGCTGCTGCGGCTAATACATCTGGCCGCATGGCGCGAAACCGAGGCACAGAACCGCGATATGCCGCGCAACCGCATTATCCGCGACGAAACATTGATTGATCTCGCCGGCTCAAATCCCAAGGAGCGCAAAGATTTTGCCAATATCCGCAATTTTCCGGGCGGCAAGGATGGCAAGCTAGTCGAACCGATCGCCAAGATCTTGACCAAGGTTGCTGCGCTGCCCGAATCGGCGCTTCCCCCTGCTGAAAAACGCGGGCCGGCAAAACGCCCCCCAGCGGCTGTGATGGAATTGCTACGGGTGCTGTTAAAACATGTCACTGACAAGCATGATATCGCACCGCGCCTGATCGCCTCGGCGGAAGAGCTGGAATTGCTGGCAGGCGATGATAATGCGCCAATTCGGGCGTTAACGGGTTGGCGCCGTGAAGTTTTTGGTGATCTGGCGTTACGGCTAAAACAGGGCGAGATTGCTCTGGCGGTTAAAAATGGCCGGATTATGCTGATTGAAAATACTGCCTAA
- a CDS encoding DUF1849 family protein: protein MMRTFRSSGALVGTLVGAAGAFVVSTAGAIAFASGAAATTIMPHRAFYEMQLGIADQNSNVQTVSGRSAFTLGRDCDGWRSNEDYVIEFGAQEGNLDRVLSRFESWEADTGEMYSFDISESSSFQSAKDFTGFAELKSTGGNAYFSMADNVAVELPKNTYFPMRHLNAILDSAKSGKKILAASVFTGAEPDDALLSTNTVIGSWRGDPASDEMGALGQDGYWPVQVAYFKPAATAAEPEYEIHFAIQPNGIVRRYVIDYGDFTIIATLLKLESVEMPACS, encoded by the coding sequence ATGATGAGAACTTTTAGATCTTCGGGTGCGCTTGTTGGTACGCTTGTTGGTGCGGCTGGCGCGTTTGTGGTTTCAACCGCGGGCGCGATTGCGTTTGCATCTGGCGCAGCGGCGACAACGATCATGCCGCACCGGGCTTTTTATGAAATGCAGCTTGGCATCGCAGATCAGAATTCAAATGTGCAGACAGTCAGTGGTCGGTCAGCTTTTACGCTTGGCCGCGACTGTGATGGCTGGCGCTCCAATGAAGATTATGTCATTGAATTTGGTGCCCAAGAGGGCAATCTTGATCGGGTTCTATCGCGCTTTGAATCGTGGGAAGCAGACACTGGCGAGATGTACAGCTTTGACATCAGCGAGAGCAGCAGCTTTCAATCGGCCAAGGATTTTACCGGTTTTGCCGAATTGAAATCAACCGGTGGTAATGCCTACTTTTCAATGGCAGATAATGTTGCTGTCGAATTGCCTAAAAACACCTATTTCCCAATGCGGCATTTAAACGCCATTCTCGACAGTGCGAAAAGCGGCAAAAAGATTCTCGCGGCATCCGTATTTACCGGGGCTGAGCCTGATGATGCGCTGTTATCGACCAACACGGTGATTGGCAGCTGGCGCGGCGATCCAGCGTCTGATGAAATGGGTGCGCTGGGACAAGATGGATATTGGCCGGTGCAGGTCGCCTATTTTAAGCCAGCAGCCACCGCTGCAGAGCCCGAATATGAAATCCATTTTGCCATTCAGCCCAATGGTATCGTTCGCCGATATGTGATTGATTACGGTGATTTTACCATCATCGCCACGCTGTTAAAACTGGAAAGCGTTGAGATGCCAGCCTGTAGTTAG
- a CDS encoding ROK family protein: MYLGLSIENSVVNAAILTDGGDFVWQDSVALEQDKIASLLAVCSAITEQANTAHPGLSEKIAVSTEGGFTSQPSPPDGLKCLIGTDLKSNLQASLGRPIALASPGQALALYESRFGVAKNCAVACSLYLDSHVFGGVTFGETLWRGANRIVGAWGHMPLAWPVPHELDGRDCWCGRTGCIDCFLSLSGLEEEYYTITQTRLDIQAIAAAADASDLVAANVLQVLDDRIGRTTATIINMFDPDVIILGGRLANLDRLYQTVPRKWPGYLLVERSDTKLLRADPDAFTLTKGAACFAADPAASPA, translated from the coding sequence ATGTATCTAGGGCTTTCCATTGAAAATAGCGTTGTTAACGCCGCCATCCTTACCGATGGCGGTGATTTTGTTTGGCAGGATAGCGTCGCGCTTGAACAAGATAAGATCGCTAGCCTGCTCGCTGTGTGCAGTGCTATTACCGAACAGGCGAATACCGCCCATCCCGGCCTTTCCGAGAAGATTGCCGTCTCGACAGAAGGCGGCTTTACCAGCCAGCCAAGCCCGCCTGATGGCCTTAAATGTCTCATTGGCACAGATCTCAAGTCAAATCTCCAAGCCAGCCTTGGGCGGCCAATTGCACTCGCAAGCCCGGGACAGGCCCTTGCCCTCTATGAAAGTCGTTTTGGCGTTGCTAAAAACTGCGCCGTTGCGTGCTCACTCTATCTTGATAGCCATGTTTTCGGTGGGGTAACATTTGGTGAAACCTTATGGCGCGGTGCGAACCGTATTGTTGGTGCGTGGGGGCATATGCCATTGGCGTGGCCGGTACCGCATGAACTTGACGGGCGCGATTGCTGGTGTGGAAGAACTGGTTGTATTGATTGCTTTTTATCGCTTAGCGGGCTGGAAGAAGAATATTACACCATTACCCAAACCCGTCTTGATATTCAGGCTATTGCCGCGGCTGCCGATGCTAGCGATCTGGTCGCGGCTAACGTTTTGCAAGTGCTTGACGACCGGATTGGTCGGACCACAGCGACAATCATAAATATGTTTGATCCGGATGTGATCATTTTGGGCGGGCGGCTGGCAAATCTGGATCGGCTTTATCAGACCGTGCCACGCAAATGGCCGGGCTATCTTTTGGTAGAGCGCAGTGACACCAAATTATTAAGAGCTGATCCCGATGCGTTCACCCTCACCAAGGGTGCCGCCTGTTTTGCCGCTGATCCGGCGGCATCACCCGCCTAA
- the rpmG gene encoding 50S ribosomal protein L33, translating into MAKPATLQIKLISTADTGYFYVTKKNPRTKPEKLELKKYDPRARKHVIFRESKIK; encoded by the coding sequence ATGGCGAAGCCAGCGACCCTGCAAATTAAGCTCATAAGCACAGCTGACACCGGTTATTTCTACGTAACCAAGAAGAATCCTCGCACCAAGCCAGAAAAGCTTGAGCTGAAAAAATATGATCCGCGCGCGCGCAAGCACGTCATCTTCCGCGAATCAAAAATCAAATAA
- the rnr gene encoding ribonuclease R → MARKQGENRPDQSPSTVTLPDEAMLLDYINSCPVPPSLRDITRAFDIGQDHRASIRRLLRDMAQRGLLAGDRRALAAPDTLPEVTVLELTSFDNDGDGLAHQAGNDTENPPEIRVILNRRAGRAPAVGQQVLARLTRVGPDQYEARIIRVLDRQQKRLFGVVVPAGKGFRLQPADRGKRDSIGLQTTDGVPLNAGDLIEAELLPSRGYIGKTARVITNLGNTSSAGAFSALALAEFGIRHQFPDAAIDESQGLKIPPIKGRRDLRDQPLVTIDGADARDFDDAVFAEPADNGGWRLLVAIADVSHYVRPDSALDIEARKRGNSVYLPDRVVPMLPEAISNDLCSLRPHEDRAAMVAEIHIDKDGKRLSHHIARALIRSHARLTYDQVQAVFDGTIDEADCDVPHGCLHALFGAWRALDIDRQSREPLALNLKERRVVMDDAGHPVAITQRSQTESQRLIEDFMIAANVAAADSLFSSRRPCVFRIHDTPDPKKAASLAKLAESVGGKFTTGQVLRPHHFNKIIALAENTPDALTVNEAVLRSQAKAVYSIDNIGHFGLSLRNYAHFTSPIRRYADLLVHRALVDAAAGKKSRPKDGLNGMTLDMIAEICTHISETEATAAAAERRTIDRFAAALFQSRLGVVVEGMIVAVTGFGAFIRLEDGAADGLLPLNALPDDYYDFVEESQSLEGRHNGWRFVVGTPLKVKVTEVTPVSGGILLEWVDGGLQSDTPRRKPSGHKHKAPHQHAGKHGNKPSGRGARPQSSNGHKNAGKGKAAKRKRR, encoded by the coding sequence ATGGCGCGTAAACAGGGTGAAAACCGCCCCGATCAATCGCCAAGCACGGTTACATTGCCCGATGAGGCAATGCTGCTTGATTACATCAACAGCTGTCCGGTGCCGCCAAGTCTTCGTGATATCACCCGCGCCTTTGACATCGGGCAGGATCACCGTGCCTCGATCCGCCGATTGTTACGCGACATGGCTCAACGGGGTTTGCTGGCCGGGGATCGCCGCGCCCTTGCCGCGCCCGACACTCTGCCCGAAGTTACCGTGCTTGAATTGACCAGTTTTGATAATGATGGTGATGGCCTAGCCCACCAAGCGGGCAATGACACCGAAAACCCACCCGAAATCAGGGTAATCTTGAACCGGCGCGCAGGCCGTGCCCCAGCGGTTGGCCAACAGGTGCTCGCCCGCCTAACACGGGTTGGCCCAGATCAATATGAGGCGCGCATCATCCGGGTTCTTGATCGCCAGCAAAAGCGGCTGTTCGGGGTTGTTGTTCCAGCGGGCAAAGGGTTTCGCCTACAGCCAGCTGATCGGGGCAAGCGTGACAGCATTGGCTTGCAAACAACCGACGGGGTGCCCCTTAATGCCGGTGATCTGATCGAGGCAGAATTACTACCGTCGCGCGGCTATATCGGCAAAACAGCCCGGGTCATCACCAACCTAGGCAATACATCATCTGCCGGTGCCTTTAGCGCCCTTGCCCTTGCCGAATTTGGAATCCGGCATCAATTCCCCGACGCGGCTATTGACGAGTCACAAGGCCTGAAAATTCCGCCGATAAAGGGCCGACGCGACCTGCGGGATCAACCGCTGGTAACGATTGACGGTGCGGATGCGCGCGATTTTGACGATGCGGTGTTCGCCGAACCAGCTGATAATGGGGGGTGGCGCCTGCTTGTTGCGATTGCCGATGTCTCGCATTATGTCAGGCCAGATAGCGCCCTCGATATTGAGGCGCGAAAACGTGGAAACTCGGTCTATCTTCCCGATCGTGTGGTGCCAATGCTTCCCGAGGCGATTTCCAATGATCTATGTTCGCTGCGGCCGCATGAAGACCGCGCCGCAATGGTTGCCGAAATTCACATCGACAAGGACGGTAAGCGCCTATCCCATCATATTGCACGGGCACTGATCCGATCGCATGCGCGCCTAACCTATGATCAAGTTCAGGCGGTTTTTGATGGCACCATTGACGAGGCCGATTGTGACGTGCCGCACGGATGCCTTCACGCATTGTTCGGGGCATGGCGCGCCCTTGATATTGATCGTCAAAGCCGTGAACCGCTAGCCCTTAATCTAAAGGAACGCCGCGTCGTCATGGATGATGCTGGTCACCCTGTTGCTATTACCCAGCGATCCCAGACCGAATCTCAAAGGCTCATCGAAGATTTTATGATCGCCGCCAATGTTGCAGCTGCGGACAGTCTGTTTTCCAGCCGCCGCCCTTGTGTTTTTCGCATACATGACACGCCGGACCCGAAAAAGGCCGCCAGCCTTGCCAAGCTAGCAGAGTCTGTTGGCGGCAAATTTACCACCGGACAGGTCCTACGCCCGCATCACTTCAACAAAATCATCGCCCTCGCCGAGAACACGCCGGATGCGCTGACGGTGAATGAAGCCGTGCTTCGCAGTCAGGCAAAAGCTGTGTATAGCATTGACAATATTGGGCATTTTGGCCTGTCATTGCGTAATTATGCGCATTTCACCTCACCAATTCGGCGCTATGCCGATTTGCTGGTGCATCGCGCGCTTGTCGATGCGGCGGCGGGCAAGAAATCAAGGCCGAAAGACGGGCTAAATGGCATGACACTCGATATGATTGCCGAAATTTGCACGCATATTTCAGAAACCGAAGCCACCGCAGCCGCCGCCGAGCGTCGGACTATTGACCGTTTTGCCGCCGCATTATTTCAGTCGCGGCTCGGCGTCGTGGTCGAGGGGATGATTGTTGCCGTCACCGGATTTGGCGCCTTTATCCGGCTTGAGGATGGTGCTGCCGACGGGTTGCTGCCGCTCAATGCGCTTCCCGATGATTATTATGATTTTGTCGAAGAGTCCCAGTCACTTGAAGGCAGGCACAATGGCTGGCGATTTGTCGTTGGCACGCCGTTGAAGGTCAAGGTCACTGAAGTCACGCCGGTATCTGGCGGCATTCTTTTGGAATGGGTTGATGGCGGCCTGCAAAGCGATACGCCGCGCCGCAAACCCTCAGGACACAAACATAAGGCACCGCATCAGCACGCTGGCAAACATGGCAATAAACCATCTGGGCGCGGCGCCCGGCCACAATCTAGTAACGGCCATAAAAATGCTGGCAAGGGGAAAGCCGCGAAACGAAAAAGACGGTGA
- the topA gene encoding type I DNA topoisomerase: protein MKVVVVESPAKAKTINRYLGDGYKVLASYGHVCDLPSKDGSVLPDNDFEMKWQISSGSEKHLKDIIAALKGADKLILATDPDREGEAISWHVLEQLKNTKHLNGVDVERVVFNEVTKNAILAAMDKPRQLDTELINAYRARRALDYLVGFSISPVLWRKLPGSKSAGRVQSVALRLICEREAEIEAFISQEYWSVEAALGLASGDQFTARLTHLNGAKLGKLDIKTETEASAAVAAISASHLAVQSVETKRVRRNPQPPFTTSTLQQEASRKLGFSASRTMQIAQKLYEGINIGSETTGLITYMRTDGVQLGSEAIASIRQNIDQRYGKDYLPDAPRIYKTKAANAQEAHEAIRPTEITRHPDQMRAFLDHDQFRLYELIWKRAIASQMQSAELDQTGIEIGDAAGSVTLRATGQVMVFDGFLSVYRESKDAAQENGEKANGDQANGDSDDDTALLPSMAKGDHLTTNTVTPEQHFTQPPPRFTDASLVKRMEELGIGRPSTYASIIQVLQNRDYVVKDKGRFVPEDRGRLVSTFLGNFFDRYVEYDFTAQLESQLDEVSAGTLDWKTLLAHFWGDFKAAIDGTKDLTITNVLDVLDEELGPHFFQADEAGMLKRSCPNCDNGRLGLKLGKFGAFVGCSNYPECKFTRQLTSQNDNADGDAPFTDKELGIDPASSLPVYLRNGPYGPYVQIGDPETKKPKRASLPKGTSAANLDLQAALGLLALPRDIEPHPETGDMIQAGLGRFGPYLKYQGKFTSLPPEDDVLEIGINRAVDLLAEAAKKAGRLLGTHPDGGEVHVKKGRFGPYVEHNKLRATLGKAHDIADISLETALELLAAKAAKGPAKKPAAKKAAPKKATAKKPAAKKTAAKKTTAKKTTAKQKAS, encoded by the coding sequence AGGATGGATCGGTTCTGCCGGATAATGATTTCGAAATGAAATGGCAGATCTCCAGCGGTTCCGAAAAACATCTAAAAGATATTATTGCAGCGCTAAAGGGTGCAGATAAGTTGATTCTCGCGACTGACCCTGACCGCGAAGGCGAGGCGATTAGCTGGCACGTTCTAGAACAGCTAAAAAACACCAAGCATTTGAACGGGGTTGATGTCGAACGGGTGGTCTTTAACGAGGTCACAAAAAACGCGATCCTGGCGGCAATGGATAAACCGCGCCAGCTTGATACCGAATTGATCAATGCTTATCGGGCGCGGCGCGCGCTTGACTATCTTGTCGGGTTTTCAATTTCACCAGTTCTGTGGCGTAAACTGCCCGGGTCAAAATCTGCCGGACGGGTACAATCGGTTGCGCTTCGCCTAATCTGTGAGCGCGAGGCTGAAATTGAAGCCTTTATTTCGCAGGAATATTGGAGCGTTGAAGCCGCGCTTGGGCTGGCCAGCGGCGATCAATTTACCGCCCGCCTCACCCACCTAAACGGTGCCAAACTTGGCAAGCTGGACATCAAAACCGAAACCGAAGCCAGCGCCGCTGTAGCGGCCATCTCAGCCTCCCACCTTGCGGTACAGTCGGTCGAGACAAAGCGCGTGCGCCGCAACCCGCAGCCGCCTTTTACAACGTCTACCCTGCAACAAGAAGCGTCACGCAAGCTAGGGTTTTCCGCCAGCCGCACGATGCAGATTGCCCAAAAACTCTATGAAGGCATCAATATTGGCAGTGAGACCACCGGTCTGATCACCTATATGCGTACCGATGGTGTTCAGCTTGGCAGCGAGGCGATTGCCTCGATCCGGCAGAATATTGACCAGCGTTATGGCAAAGATTACCTGCCAGATGCACCGCGCATCTACAAAACCAAGGCCGCCAACGCGCAAGAGGCGCATGAAGCCATCCGCCCAACCGAGATTACCCGTCACCCTGACCAAATGCGGGCGTTTCTGGACCATGACCAGTTCCGGCTTTATGAGCTGATCTGGAAACGCGCAATTGCCAGCCAAATGCAATCGGCCGAACTTGACCAGACCGGAATTGAAATTGGTGATGCTGCCGGCAGCGTTACCTTGCGGGCGACTGGTCAGGTGATGGTGTTTGATGGGTTTTTGTCGGTTTATCGTGAAAGCAAAGACGCCGCACAGGAAAATGGCGAAAAAGCAAATGGCGATCAAGCGAATGGTGATAGCGACGATGATACCGCGCTGTTGCCAAGCATGGCAAAAGGCGATCATCTGACCACAAATACGGTCACGCCAGAACAGCATTTCACCCAGCCGCCACCGCGCTTTACCGATGCCAGCCTTGTCAAACGTATGGAAGAGTTGGGTATTGGACGCCCATCGACCTATGCCTCGATCATTCAGGTTCTGCAGAACCGCGATTACGTGGTCAAGGATAAGGGCCGGTTCGTCCCTGAGGATCGTGGCCGGTTGGTCTCAACCTTTTTGGGCAATTTCTTTGATCGCTATGTTGAGTATGATTTCACCGCCCAGCTTGAGTCGCAGCTTGATGAAGTTTCGGCAGGCACACTTGATTGGAAAACGCTTCTGGCGCATTTCTGGGGCGATTTCAAAGCGGCAATTGACGGCACCAAGGATTTGACCATCACCAATGTGCTTGATGTGCTTGATGAAGAATTGGGACCACATTTCTTTCAGGCCGATGAAGCTGGTATGCTCAAGCGTAGCTGCCCGAATTGTGACAATGGCCGCTTGGGATTGAAACTTGGAAAGTTTGGCGCCTTTGTTGGCTGTTCAAACTATCCAGAATGTAAATTTACCCGCCAGTTAACGAGCCAGAACGACAATGCCGATGGCGACGCGCCTTTCACCGACAAAGAGCTGGGCATTGACCCTGCATCCAGTTTGCCGGTTTATCTGCGTAACGGTCCTTATGGTCCCTATGTTCAGATCGGCGATCCGGAAACAAAGAAACCGAAACGTGCGTCACTGCCAAAGGGCACCAGCGCAGCAAATCTGGATTTGCAAGCGGCACTTGGGCTTTTGGCACTGCCGCGTGATATCGAACCGCACCCCGAAACCGGCGACATGATTCAGGCAGGTCTTGGCCGCTTTGGCCCCTATCTGAAATATCAGGGTAAATTTACCAGCCTTCCGCCCGAAGATGATGTCCTCGAAATTGGGATTAACCGCGCGGTTGACCTGCTGGCCGAGGCCGCCAAGAAGGCTGGCCGCTTGCTGGGCACACATCCCGATGGCGGTGAGGTTCATGTCAAAAAAGGCCGGTTCGGGCCCTATGTCGAGCATAACAAGCTGCGGGCCACCTTGGGCAAGGCGCATGACATCGCTGATATCTCTTTAGAAACAGCACTCGAACTGCTAGCCGCCAAGGCAGCCAAGGGTCCGGCTAAAAAGCCGGCCGCTAAAAAAGCGGCGCCGAAAAAGGCAACTGCCAAAAAGCCGGCAGCTAAAAAGACAGCTGCCAAAAAGACAACCGCCAAAAAGACAACCGCAAAGCAGAAAGCGAGCTAA